The following are from one region of the Nicotiana tomentosiformis chromosome 7, ASM39032v3, whole genome shotgun sequence genome:
- the LOC104121501 gene encoding uncharacterized protein, with translation MEPQKVVTMAKSPVVYDPLKPKSDSIGVLDVYVHQARDIHNICIYHKQDVYAKISLTNDPEETVSTDTINGGGKNPVFNQSRRLNVKTVETSVRCEIWMMSRVKNYLQDQLLGFTLVPLCDVLAENGKLEQEFSLSSSDLFHSPSGFVQLTLTYTGATPEVLEISTPGHSLAAANDCDEGRGIADSIPCELVNIEFPDPKIVNENERMVTEYYSIPCTELDSQSSEHIDSTENGDHISPENVERTPESAVVEGQVATEIKKLERSNSIPINSSSVCDTKQTSNSPSEESVLPLKDGSKDSAKEVDSTMPAVAASTFTTPVVNVSIVPEQKVVQQEIVDMYMKSMQQFTEALAKMKLPLDMESGSAVQNGNDNTESSGSSEKPQARPSGQSPRVFYGSRAFF, from the coding sequence ATGGAACCTCAAAAAGTAGTTACTATGGCAAAATCACCTGTTGTTTATGACCCTTTGAAACCAAAATCTGATTCTATTGGGGTTCTTGATGTTTATGTACATCAAGCTAGAGATATTCATAACATATGCATATATCATAAACAAGATGTGTATGCCAAGATTTCCTTAACTAATGATCCAGAAGAAACAGTTTCGACCGATACTATTAATGGTGGGGGAAAGAATCCAGTTTTTAATCAGAGTCGTCGACTCAATGTCAAGACTGTTGAAACATCAGTGAGATGTGAGATTTGGATGATGAGTAGGGTTAAGAATTATTTGCAAGACCAGTTGTTGGGATTTACCTTAGTTCCTCTTTGTGATGTTCTTGCTGAGAATGGTAAGCTAGAACAGGAATTCTCCTTGTCGTCGAGTGATCTCTTCCATTCGCCATCCGGTTTTGTGCAATTGACACTAACATATACTGGTGCAACCCCAGAAGTCTTAGAGATTTCCACACCAGGCCATTCTTTGGCTGCAGCAAATGACTGTGACGAAGGTCGTGGAATCGCTGACagtattccttgtgaattggttaaCATTGAATTCCCTGATCCCAAAATTGTGAATGAAAATGAAAGAATGGTTACTGAGTATTATTCAATTCCCTGCACTGAATTGGATAGTCAAAGCTCTGAGCATATTGACTCCACGGAAAATGGTGATCACATCTCTCCCGAGAATGTTGAGCGTACACCAGAAAGCGCGGTTGTTGAAGGTCAAGTTGCCACTGAAATCAAGAAGTTAGAGAGATCAAACTCAATCCCAATAAACTCATCATCTGTTTGTGACACCAAACAAACATCAAACTCTCCGAGCGAGGAGTCTGTGTTGCCTCTGAAGGATGGTAGTAAGGACAGTGCCAAAGAGGTCGATAGCACCATGCCTGCTGTTGCTGCTAGCACGTTCACAACGCCAGTTGTCAACGTGAGCATTGTACCAGAGCAAAAGGTTGTGCAGCAAGAGATAGTCGATATGTATATGAAAAGCATGCAGCAATTCACGGAAGCTCTAGCAAAGATGAAACTTCCTCTGGACATGGAAAGTGGATCAGCCGTCCAAAATGGAAATGACAACACAGAGAGCTCCGGTTCAAGTGAGAAACCACAAGCGCGTCCTAGCGGCCAAAGCCCAAGAGTGTTTTATGGTAGCAGAGCCTTCTTCTGA